One window from the genome of Pyrus communis chromosome 16, drPyrComm1.1, whole genome shotgun sequence encodes:
- the LOC137720658 gene encoding NAD(P)H-quinone oxidoreductase subunit O, chloroplastic isoform X1 — MAFSASSCTCTLPKNPFSSLSPFPRTLGRNPTRLLSIKAVKATEPEANNNNTEKASSSSNAQPSTATAASKPPPKKKPVYSMKKGQIVRVEKDKYLNSVNYLSVGHPPYYKGLDYIYEDRGEVLDLRIFETGEYALVAWVGVPTAPAWLPTDMLIRVPACFFLAKLEIRLV; from the exons ATGGCTTTCTCTGCAAGTAGTTGTACTTGTACCCTCCCTAAGAACCCTTTCTCATCCTTGTCTCCTTTCCCACGAACCCTGGGAAGGAACCCTACTCGTCTTTTGTCCATTAAAGCTGTAAAAGCTACGGAACCAGAagccaataataataataccgAGAAAGCGTCTTCGTCTTCCAATGCTCAACCTTCGACCGCGACCGCAGCTTCTAAGCCgcctcccaagaagaagccTGTCTACTCCA TGAAGAAGGGTCAGATTGTGAGGGTGGAGAAAGACAAGTATCTTAATAGTGTTAAT TATCTTTCTGTTGGACATCCACCTTATTACAAAGGATTGGACTATATTTATGAAGACCGCGGTGAG GTATTGGATTTGCGTATTTTTGAGACAGGAGAGTATGCACTT GTAGCATGGGTTGGGGTCCCAACTGCGCCAGCATGGCTTCCAACAGACATGCTTATCAGGGTACCTGCGTGCTTCTTTCTTGCTAAGTTGGAAATTAGACTAGTTTAA
- the LOC137720658 gene encoding NAD(P)H-quinone oxidoreductase subunit O, chloroplastic isoform X2, with translation MAFSASSCTCTLPKNPFSSLSPFPRTLGRNPTRLLSIKAVKATEPEANNNNTEKASSSSNAQPSTATAASKPPPKKKPVYSMKKGQIVRVEKDKYLNSVNYLSVGHPPYYKGLDYIYEDRGEVLDLRIFETGEYALVAWVGVPTAPAWLPTDMLIRSDKLDYERL, from the exons ATGGCTTTCTCTGCAAGTAGTTGTACTTGTACCCTCCCTAAGAACCCTTTCTCATCCTTGTCTCCTTTCCCACGAACCCTGGGAAGGAACCCTACTCGTCTTTTGTCCATTAAAGCTGTAAAAGCTACGGAACCAGAagccaataataataataccgAGAAAGCGTCTTCGTCTTCCAATGCTCAACCTTCGACCGCGACCGCAGCTTCTAAGCCgcctcccaagaagaagccTGTCTACTCCA TGAAGAAGGGTCAGATTGTGAGGGTGGAGAAAGACAAGTATCTTAATAGTGTTAAT TATCTTTCTGTTGGACATCCACCTTATTACAAAGGATTGGACTATATTTATGAAGACCGCGGTGAG GTATTGGATTTGCGTATTTTTGAGACAGGAGAGTATGCACTT GTAGCATGGGTTGGGGTCCCAACTGCGCCAGCATGGCTTCCAACAGACATGCTTATCAGG TCAGACAAACTCGATTATGAGAGGCTGTGA